The Mycoplasmopsis caviae sequence CATAATATTTTCTTCCTTTCAACTAAACTACTATTTAGAAGCAGTTTTTCCTTCTTTAATACGAATGTATTCGCCTTTGTATGAAATCCCTTTACCTGAATATGAATTAGGACGACGAACGTCATGCACAACTGCAGCAAATTGACCAACTTTTTCTTTACTAATACCACTAATTATTATTTCAAGAGGTTTTGGAACATCAACTTTAATTCCTTCAGGAATTTCAAGATTTACAAGATGGCTGTAACCAACTGCAAGTTCAAGAACATTACCCTTAAGAGCAGCTTTGTAACCAACACCTTTGATTGTTAATTCTTTTTTGAAACCTTTTGAAACACCTTCAAGCATACCATCGATTAATGCATTTGTTGTACCGTGTAATTGTTTTGTGTGTTTTTCTTCATTAGCACGGATTGTTGTAACTTGACTATTTTCAATTTTGATAGCAATAAGTGGGTCAAATGATTTTTCTAATTGACCTAATTGACCTTTAACACTTAATGTGGTGCCATTTAATGTGACTTCAACACCAGCAGGGATATTTAATACTCTATTTCCAACACGAGACATAGACTACCCCCTATCAAATGTAGGCAATGATTTCACCACCTACATTTTCCTTACGAGCTTGTTTTTCAGTCATCATTCCTTTTGAAGTTGAAATGATAGCTGTACCATAACCTGATAAAACAGTAGGTAACTTGTCAGCTGAAGTATAAACCTTAAGACCTGGTTTTGAAACACGCTTAAAGTCAACAATAGCACCTTGGTTATTTTTGTATTTTAATGTAACTTCAAGTACTTTGTCTTTTCCTTCACCTTTAGCAACATAGTTTGTAATGTAACCTTCATTTTGAAGAATATCTAGAATTTTAGCTTTTTTATTTGAAAAAGGAATAGCTACAGTTTTAAATTTACGTTGATTAGCGTTTTTGATTCTAACAATCATATCTGAAATTGGATCTGTTATAAACATGATTATCAACTCGCTTTCTTCATGCCAGGAATTTTTCCTTCATGAGCTAAATTACGGAAACAAATACGGCAGATTTTATATTTTCTTAAAACTGCATGTGGACGACCACATAATTCACAACGTGTGTAAGCACGTGTTGAGAATTTTGGGTGTTTCTTTTGTTTTGCTTTTAACGAAACTTTAGCCATATTATCTTTCTCCTTTAACAAATGGAATGCCGATTAATTCTAATAAACTTCTAGCTTCTTCATCTTTATTTGTACTTGTGATTAATTGAACATCAAGACCTTTGATACGACGAATTTTATCAAAGTCAATTTCTGGGAAAATAATTTCTTCTTTAACGCCTAATGAGTAGTTTCCCCTACCATCAAATGCTTTAGGATTTGCACCACGGAAATCACGAATACGTGGCATTGCAACATTGATTAATTTTTCTAAAAAGTCTCACATACGATCACGACGTAACGTAACTTTACCACCCATAGCCATACCTTCACGAAGTTTTCATGAAGCGTTTGACTTTTTAGCACGAGTTTGGAATGGTTTTTGTCCTGAAATTTGAGTTAATTCGTTAAGAACTTCTTCAATTGCTTTAGAGTTTGTTACTTCTTTACCTGCTGTCATATTTAAAACGATTTTTTCCAAACGAGGCACTTGCATTACTGATGAATAGTTGTATTTTTTCATCAATGCAGGTACTACTGTTTTTGTATAGTAAGTTTTTAAATTCATTATTTAATTTCCTTCTTAGTTTTACGAGCAATTCTAACTTTAGTTTTGCCACTAACTTTAAAACCTATTTTTGAATATTGAGCAGATGAACTTTTGCTTGCTTTTTTAGTAACAATTGCAAGATTTGAAATATGAATAGGAGCTTCCATGTTCTTAATTGAACCTTCAGTATTACTTTGGCTTGGTTTAACGTGTTTGGTTACTACATTTATATCTTTTACATAAGCACGGTTAGTTTTAAAATCTGTTCTAATGATACGACCTATTTTACCTTTATTGCTTCCTGCAATAACGATAACTTCGTCATTTTTCTTTAGTTTTAATTTCATATATACCTACTTTACATATTAAAGAACTTCAGGAGCTAATGAAACTACTTTTAAATAACCACGATCACGTAATTCACGAGCAACTGGTCCAAACACACGAGTACCTCTCATTGAGCCATCATCTTTAATTAACACAACTGCATTATCATCAAAACGAATATGTGTACCGTTTTCACGTTTAATTCCATAAACGCTTCTAACAATAACGCCTTTAACTACTTGTCCTTCTTTTACAATACCATTTGGTAGAGCTTTTTTAACTGAACATACAATAACATCACCGATGTTTGCAGTTTTCTTTCTACTCCCACCTAAAACTTTGATTACACCAACTTCTTTTGCTCCAGAGTTATCTGCAACATTTAATTTTGAAAGTGCTATAACCATTATTTTTCTCCTTCAACAGCATGTTGTTTAATTTCAACAAGACGAAAGTGCTTAGTTTTTGAAAGAGGACGTGTTTCCATAATTGTAACTAGGTCATTAACCTTAGCTAAGTTTTTTTCATCATGAACTGCGAAACGTTTAATAACCTTAAAACGTTTTGAGTAAAGACTATGAGCTTTATAACTTTCAACTTCAACAATGATTGTTTTATCACCACGTGCTGAAGCAACACGACCTTGAAGGGTCTTACGTGAACTTCTTTCCATTATTTAGCTTCTCCTTTTGTTTCGTTAATTTTCAATATTGTTAACACTCTTGCAATATCACGACGTACTTCTCTAATTTTATGACTGTGGTCTAATACACCAGTTTTGTTTTGGAAACGATAGATAAATAATTGTGCTTTTAGATCTTCAAGTAATTTACGGAGTTCAGCATTTGATTTAACTTTTATGTCTTTGTAAAGCATTATTGTTGACCTCCTTGTTCTTCTTTAGCTACTATTCTTCAACTTACAGGAAGTTTATGACCACCTAGTCGTAAAGCTTCTCTTGCAATTTCTTCACTAACACCTGAAACTTCAAACATCATTGTGTTAACTTTAACAGGTGTATATCATTTTTCAGGACTACCTTTACCAGAACCCATACGAACACCAATAGGTTTTGATGTTTTTGAGAAGTGAGGGAAGATTCTAATAAAAACATGACCTTCACGACCCATACGACGAGTAATAGCAATACGAGCACTTTCAATTTGACGTGCATCGACTCAAGCTGATGTTACAGCTTGTAAACCGAATTCGCCATAAGAAACTTTGTTTCCTTTAAAAGCTTTACGCTTATCATGGCGAACTAAAAATGGTTTTCTATATTTAGTTCTTTTTGGTTGAAGCATCTTTTGACCCTCCTTCCAAAATTTCACCTTTTGAAATTCAAACTTTGACACCAATTACACCATATGTTGTATGTGCATTTGCATGAGCATAATCAACATCTTGTCTTAGTGTGTGAAGTCTCATTTCTCCACGTGAATATCCTTCTGTTCTAGCCATATCAACACCATTAAGACGGCCTGAAACAGCAGTTTTAATACCTTTAGCACCCGCTTTTAAAGCATCATTAATTATTAATTTTTGTGCAATACGGAAACTTTCGCGATTTTCTAGTTTAATTGCAATAGCTTCAGCAGCTAAACGTGCATTAAGTTCAGGATTTTTGAGTAAAACAACTTGTAAATTAATATCAAGATTTTTGTTTTTTAAATATTTGTGTAAATCAACATTAACTTTGTCGATTGTACTTCCACCTTCACTAACCAATTTATTTGGTGTAGCTGAGTGAATGAAAACTGTTATTTTATTGGCTTGATTTCTTTTAATTTCAACTTTTCCAATTTGATATTTACGTACTAACTTATCAAAGAATTTGTAGATTTTAGCATCTTGTACTAAAAAATTTCCATAGTTTGCTTTTTCAGCAAATCATGATGAATTAAGATTTTTTGTAATTCCGTAACGGAATCCATTTGGATTAACTTTTTGTCCCATAATTTTCTACTTTCTTTCTTCTAATGTAACTGATAAGTGAGATGTACGTTTTAAAATTGAATAAGCCGTTCCTCTTGAGTGAGGTTGGTATCTTTTAAGTGTTGGTCCTTCATTTACTAAGATTTCTTTAACAAATAATTTAGATGCATCCATTCCATGGTTGTTTGTAGCATTAGCAATTGCTGAGTTAATAAGTTTAATAAATAATTCTGATGATTTCTTGTTTGTATTTCTTAAAATACCAAGAGCTTCACGCACGTCTTTGTTTCTAACTAAGTCAGCAACTAAACGTGCTTTACGAGCGCTAACACGTTGAACCTTAACATGTGCTTTTGCTTGTTGAAATGCTGTATTTTCCATAATTATTTCTTACCTTTGTCAGCACCATGACCTGAGAATGTTCTTGTAGGTACAAATTCACCTAACTTGTGACCAACCATGTCATCTGTTACGTAAACATCAATAAATTGCTTGCCGTTGTGTACTTGGAATGTTAAACCAATGAAACTTGGAAAGATTGTTGAACGTCTTGATCAAGTTTTAATTGGTTTTTTAGGTGCTTTACCTTCAACAATAGCATCTACTTTTTTAAGTAAATGTTCATCTGCAAAAGGTCCTTTTTTAAGACTGCGAGCCATTATTTAGCATCCTTTCTTCTTCTTATAATAAGTTTGTTTGAAGATTTCTTAGTTTTTCTTGTTTTAACACCAAGAGCTTTCTTACCTCAAGGAGTAAGAGGAGCTTTACGACCAACTGGTTGCTTACCTTCACCACCACCATGTGGGTGATCAACTGGGTTCATAACTGAACCACGAACAGTTGGACGAACACCCATGTGACGGTTTCTACCAGCTTTTCCTAAATCAACCAATAAATGTTCCCCGTTACCTACTGTACCAATTGTGGCACGGCAACGTGCTAAGATACGACGCATTTCACCGCTTTTTAGACGTAAAATTACATATTTACCATCGTCATCTTTACCAAGAATTTGAGCAGATGTACCTGCTGATCTAGCAATAATACCGCCACCACCTGGTTGCATTTCAATGTTGTGTACAAATGTACCCTCTGGAATGTTTGCTAGTGGTAATGCATTACCTACTAAAATATCAGCATTTTCACCTGAAATAACAGTTTGCCCTACTTTAATACCTTCGGGCGCTAAAATATATTTCTTTACTCCATCAGCATAAGCTAATAAACAAATATTAGCTGAACGGTTAGGATCGTATTCAATTGTCTTAACCACTGCTGGAATATTGTCTTTAATACGTTTGAAGTCGATTAATCTATAAAATCTCTTTACACGACCACCTTTGTGACGCACTGTAATCTTACCTTGGTTATTACGACCGGCACTATATTTTAATAGTGTAAGTAATGATTTTTCAGGAGCGTGTCCACTAAGATTTTCGCTGTAATGTAGAGATGACATATTACGACGACCATTCGTAGTTGGCTTGTAATGTTTAATTGCCATTTCTAATTTTCTCCTTGCTTAAAAATAGTTGAGGAAATTTTCTTTTAAGCAAAATTAAATCCTCTAATAATTATTTTGTACTCTTCTTAGTACTTGCTTTTTTAGTAGCAGACTTAGAAGTTGTTGATTTTGTAGTTTTTTCAACTTTTGCTTTTTTAGCAGCAAGTTTTTTAGCAATTTCAGCTTCTTTTGCCTCTGCTTGTTTCTTGCTTTCAACTTTTTGAGCTTTAACCTTAGCTTCTTTTTTAGCATCTTGTGCTTCTGCTTCATTTGGATAGTAGACAATTTTGTCACCATCTGCTAAAGTAATCATAGCTTTTTTGTAACGATTTGTAAAACCATTAAATCGGCCTACTCTTTTTGGTTTTTTGTCAACTTTTAAAATATTAACTCTAACAACCTTAACTTTGAAAATGAATTCAACAGCTTCCTTAATTTGATATTTGTTTGCTGATCAATCAACTTCTCATGTGTATGTGTTTGAACTTTGTAGCACATTTGTTTTTTCGGTAAGAATTGGCTTATGTAAAACTTGAGTAATTTCCATTATTTAATTCTCCCTTCAAAGTTTTTAAGGCCTTCATTAGATAAAACTAATACATCAGCTCATACTAAATTTTCAACACTTACAGAGTTTGGCTTAACACATAAAACATTTTGTAAATTTGCTGTTGATTTGTAAACAGTTTCGTCAGTTGTTACTACCAAAATGTGTTTTAGGTTTTCAATCTTTAATGATTTAAGTTTGTTAACAGCATCTTTTGTTGAAATTTTTGACATTTTAAAGTCATCAATAACAACTGATTTCTTGTTAGCAAGCAATGTAAGAGCCGATAAGAATGCAGCACGACGCACTTTCTTGTTAACTTTTAATGAATAATTACGCTCTGGTGTAGGTCCAAATGCACGTCCACCACCAACTCAAATAGGAGATCTTGTTGAACCTGCACGAGCACGACCTGTTCCTTTTTGTCTTCAAGGTTTTTTACCACCACCACTTACTTCTGAACGATTCTTAACATCATGTGTACCTTGACGTCTTGAGGCACGTTCTGACATAATTGTGTCAAAAATTGCTTGTTCATAAATTTTTGGTAATGCGAATAATTCTTTTGGTAAAGATTTATTATCAAAGTGAAGTAAGATAACTTTTGTAAATTTTTCTTCTTCCATTTTAGCTTCATTTAATTTAAGTGAAGCAACTTTTGCTCTTGAAGATGCATAAGTTTTAGCTTTTCTTTTTGCAGCTTCAGCGGCTGCTTTTAATTCATCAATAGCTGCTTGTGCTTCTTTTTCAGCTTTTGCTTTTGCAGCTGCTTCTTCTTTTGCCTCTTTAGCTTTTTGAGCAGCTGTTTTAGCAGCAAGCTTGCCTTTAGCACTTTCCATTTTAGCTTCTTGTGCTTTTAATTCAGCTTTTGTAGGTTTTTTAGGTTTTAAGTTCTTGGTTAAATCAATTTCAACTGTAACTTTCTTAGTTGTCTTCTTTTCGCCTGTTGCTGTCTTTGTTGTTTTTGAAGTTGTAGCTTTTTTTGTTGTTGTAGATTTAGCAGCAGTTGTTTTTTTAGCAGATGCTACTTTTTTGGTTGTAGTTTTCTTTTCTTCACCAGTTTTTGTAGTAGCTTTTTTCTTTGTTTCAGCCATTATTTATCTCCTTCTGCTTTTGAGTTTTCAGCATCAGCCTCTGCTTTTTGGATAAGAGGTTCCAATTCGCTTGAGTGCATTCCAACTGTAACTTCAATATTGAATTTCTTAGCTTTTTCAAGTAATTCATTCATTTTAACAACTTCTTTAACATCAACAAGTTTAATTGCCTCACGATTTGGTAAACCTTTGACAGCTTCTCTAATCATTACATATGAGTTTTTGGCACCAGGGATTGAGCCTTTAACTAACATAATATTATTTGCAACATCAATTCTAACTATTTCAAGATTTTGAACTGTTGTTCTAACAGCTCCTAAGTGACCTGGCATTGTCATACCTTTGAAAACACGGTTACCTGAAATATCCCCGAGTGAACCCGTTTGTCTAACTGGTTGACTACCACCGCCACCACCGTGTGATTTAGGTCCAATGTGTTGGTTTCATCTCTTGATTGTACCAGCAAAACCTTTACCTTTTGATGTACCAGTGATATCAACTAATTCACCAGCACTAAAAATGTTAGCCATAATTGTTTGGCCTAATTCATAGCCTTGCATGCCACGAATTTCTTTAATGTAGCGCTTAGGTGTTGTTTTAGCTTGAGCAAACTGACCTTTAAGAGGTTTATTGCTTCTTTGTTCTTTCTTTTCGCCGACTGCGATTTGAGTTGCAACATACCCGTTTTTGTCAGCTGAAAGAACTTTAGTAACAACATTTGGTTGCACTTCAATAACTGTAACTGGTACACAAGCACCAAATTCAGTAAAGATTTGTGTCATACCAATCTTACGTCCTAAGATTCCTTTCATAATTTTCTCCTTAAATTTTTATTAATTTAACGACCGTCGCTTGTTGTCAGCACAAGTCGGATTTCTTATTTTGTTGAAATTTTAACTTCAACACCTGCAGGAAGTTCTAATCTTTTGATTTGGTCAAGAGTTTTTTCATTTGGGTTTAATAAAACAATCAAACGTTGAAAAGTTCTTGATTCAAATTGTTCACGTGATTTTTTGTTAACGTGTACAGATCTTAAAATGGTCACAACTTCTCTTTTTGTTGGAAGCGGAACTGGACCACTTACTTTAATTGAGTTTTTGGTTGCAACATCAACAATTTTTTTTGCACCAAAATCAACCAATGCATGATCAAAACTTTTAACCTTAATATTAATTTTACTCATAGTTGTCTCCTTTGTTCATTTATGAACTTTACTCCACATAAATTACTTAGAATGTCCTCAACAACTCTCTTGACATTCTAACAACCTTATGCTTCTATGTAATAGTTGCTTTACAATTATAAAGAAAAAAGCAAAAAACAAAAGTAAAAATATTAAATATTTATATAAATAAAAATTATCATTATTTTCTCAATAACAACACTATACAAAAAGTTATATTTTTACCTATTTTTTGTCAAAAAACTAACTTTTAGTTAAATTGAACATTTTTTAATTTGTTACAATTTAGAGAAAAATAATAATAAAAAAGGTTTCAAAAGTATTGAAACACTGAAACAGGTTGTTAAATATTTTATTAATTATTTTTTAATGCAGATTGGCAAATTTAATTCAAATTAAAGTGTTAAATAATGTTTAAAATTGTGCAATTTCATATCATTTTTTATGTTTGTGCATTCTTAATTTTTTGCAATATAAAAAGTTTCTATATAATAAGATAGAAGATTAAAGGACATATAATATTTTGAAGGAAGTATTTTATTTTAATCAAATCTATCTCTCTTAAATATAAAAAATAATTAAGGAATAATAATATATGAAAAAGAAATTAATCTTTAACATTTCTTTGTTATCATTTGCATCATTGCCTCTTTTTACAACAGTTGCAGCAAGTTGTAATTCGAAAAAGGAGGGCTCAGATACAAATATAAATGAAGAAGTGAAGAATTACAGTGTTAAGGCAAATGAAAAAGGTTTAGGATATTTTCCTGAAACTATAAAAAAATTAATTAAAAATAAGACAAACAAGGAACTAATTGATAAAATCAATGAATTTGTTGCAAAAGATCAACAAATTAGTTATGATAGTAACAAAACATACTTATTTAATGAAGACAAAAGCACTTTTGAACTTGATGATTATGATTCTAAATACAATTGCATAATATCAATTAGTGAAAAAGATGCTAAAAGTCTAAAAGTACATAATATAACAATTGATAATATTGGCTACAATAATTTAGAGCATGATGAACATGAGTTTAGTAA is a genomic window containing:
- the rpsQ gene encoding 30S ribosomal protein S17, whose amino-acid sequence is MERSSRKTLQGRVASARGDKTIIVEVESYKAHSLYSKRFKVIKRFAVHDEKNLAKVNDLVTIMETRPLSKTKHFRLVEIKQHAVEGEK
- the rplB gene encoding 50S ribosomal protein L2; this translates as MAIKHYKPTTNGRRNMSSLHYSENLSGHAPEKSLLTLLKYSAGRNNQGKITVRHKGGRVKRFYRLIDFKRIKDNIPAVVKTIEYDPNRSANICLLAYADGVKKYILAPEGIKVGQTVISGENADILVGNALPLANIPEGTFVHNIEMQPGGGGIIARSAGTSAQILGKDDDGKYVILRLKSGEMRRILARCRATIGTVGNGEHLLVDLGKAGRNRHMGVRPTVRGSVMNPVDHPHGGGEGKQPVGRKAPLTPWGKKALGVKTRKTKKSSNKLIIRRRKDAK
- the rplN gene encoding 50S ribosomal protein L14, whose translation is MVIALSKLNVADNSGAKEVGVIKVLGGSRKKTANIGDVIVCSVKKALPNGIVKEGQVVKGVIVRSVYGIKRENGTHIRFDDNAVVLIKDDGSMRGTRVFGPVARELRDRGYLKVVSLAPEVL
- the rplD gene encoding 50S ribosomal protein L4, producing the protein MAETKKKATTKTGEEKKTTTKKVASAKKTTAAKSTTTKKATTSKTTKTATGEKKTTKKVTVEIDLTKNLKPKKPTKAELKAQEAKMESAKGKLAAKTAAQKAKEAKEEAAAKAKAEKEAQAAIDELKAAAEAAKRKAKTYASSRAKVASLKLNEAKMEEEKFTKVILLHFDNKSLPKELFALPKIYEQAIFDTIMSERASRRQGTHDVKNRSEVSGGGKKPWRQKGTGRARAGSTRSPIWVGGGRAFGPTPERNYSLKVNKKVRRAAFLSALTLLANKKSVVIDDFKMSKISTKDAVNKLKSLKIENLKHILVVTTDETVYKSTANLQNVLCVKPNSVSVENLVWADVLVLSNEGLKNFEGRIK
- the rpsS gene encoding 30S ribosomal protein S19, whose translation is MARSLKKGPFADEHLLKKVDAIVEGKAPKKPIKTWSRRSTIFPSFIGLTFQVHNGKQFIDVYVTDDMVGHKLGEFVPTRTFSGHGADKGKK
- the rpsJ gene encoding 30S ribosomal protein S10 is translated as MSKINIKVKSFDHALVDFGAKKIVDVATKNSIKVSGPVPLPTKREVVTILRSVHVNKKSREQFESRTFQRLIVLLNPNEKTLDQIKRLELPAGVEVKISTK
- the rpmC gene encoding 50S ribosomal protein L29; this encodes MLYKDIKVKSNAELRKLLEDLKAQLFIYRFQNKTGVLDHSHKIREVRRDIARVLTILKINETKGEAK
- the rpsC gene encoding 30S ribosomal protein S3 produces the protein MGQKVNPNGFRYGITKNLNSSWFAEKANYGNFLVQDAKIYKFFDKLVRKYQIGKVEIKRNQANKITVFIHSATPNKLVSEGGSTIDKVNVDLHKYLKNKNLDINLQVVLLKNPELNARLAAEAIAIKLENRESFRIAQKLIINDALKAGAKGIKTAVSGRLNGVDMARTEGYSRGEMRLHTLRQDVDYAHANAHTTYGVIGVKVWISKGEILEGGSKDASTKKN
- the rplC gene encoding 50S ribosomal protein L3; its protein translation is MKGILGRKIGMTQIFTEFGACVPVTVIEVQPNVVTKVLSADKNGYVATQIAVGEKKEQRSNKPLKGQFAQAKTTPKRYIKEIRGMQGYELGQTIMANIFSAGELVDITGTSKGKGFAGTIKRWNQHIGPKSHGGGGGSQPVRQTGSLGDISGNRVFKGMTMPGHLGAVRTTVQNLEIVRIDVANNIMLVKGSIPGAKNSYVMIREAVKGLPNREAIKLVDVKEVVKMNELLEKAKKFNIEVTVGMHSSELEPLIQKAEADAENSKAEGDK
- a CDS encoding type Z 30S ribosomal protein S14, which translates into the protein MAKVSLKAKQKKHPKFSTRAYTRCELCGRPHAVLRKYKICRICFRNLAHEGKIPGMKKASW
- the rplE gene encoding 50S ribosomal protein L5, with product MNLKTYYTKTVVPALMKKYNYSSVMQVPRLEKIVLNMTAGKEVTNSKAIEEVLNELTQISGQKPFQTRAKKSNASWKLREGMAMGGKVTLRRDRMWDFLEKLINVAMPRIRDFRGANPKAFDGRGNYSLGVKEEIIFPEIDFDKIRRIKGLDVQLITSTNKDEEARSLLELIGIPFVKGER
- the rplW gene encoding 50S ribosomal protein L23 — translated: MEITQVLHKPILTEKTNVLQSSNTYTWEVDWSANKYQIKEAVEFIFKVKVVRVNILKVDKKPKRVGRFNGFTNRYKKAMITLADGDKIVYYPNEAEAQDAKKEAKVKAQKVESKKQAEAKEAEIAKKLAAKKAKVEKTTKSTTSKSATKKASTKKSTK
- the rplV gene encoding 50S ribosomal protein L22 — its product is MENTAFQQAKAHVKVQRVSARKARLVADLVRNKDVREALGILRNTNKKSSELFIKLINSAIANATNNHGMDASKLFVKEILVNEGPTLKRYQPHSRGTAYSILKRTSHLSVTLEERK
- the rplF gene encoding 50S ribosomal protein L6, which translates into the protein MSRVGNRVLNIPAGVEVTLNGTTLSVKGQLGQLEKSFDPLIAIKIENSQVTTIRANEEKHTKQLHGTTNALIDGMLEGVSKGFKKELTIKGVGYKAALKGNVLELAVGYSHLVNLEIPEGIKVDVPKPLEIIISGISKEKVGQFAAVVHDVRRPNSYSGKGISYKGEYIRIKEGKTASK
- the rpsH gene encoding 30S ribosomal protein S8; translation: MFITDPISDMIVRIKNANQRKFKTVAIPFSNKKAKILDILQNEGYITNYVAKGEGKDKVLEVTLKYKNNQGAIVDFKRVSKPGLKVYTSADKLPTVLSGYGTAIISTSKGMMTEKQARKENVGGEIIAYIW
- the rplX gene encoding 50S ribosomal protein L24 — its product is MKLKLKKNDEVIVIAGSNKGKIGRIIRTDFKTNRAYVKDINVVTKHVKPSQSNTEGSIKNMEAPIHISNLAIVTKKASKSSSAQYSKIGFKVSGKTKVRIARKTKKEIK
- the rplP gene encoding 50S ribosomal protein L16, yielding MLQPKRTKYRKPFLVRHDKRKAFKGNKVSYGEFGLQAVTSAWVDARQIESARIAITRRMGREGHVFIRIFPHFSKTSKPIGVRMGSGKGSPEKWYTPVKVNTMMFEVSGVSEEIAREALRLGGHKLPVSWRIVAKEEQGGQQ